From the genome of uncultured Pseudodesulfovibrio sp., one region includes:
- a CDS encoding ABC transporter permease subunit (The N-terminal region of this protein, as described by TIGR01726, is a three transmembrane segment that identifies a subfamily of ABC transporter permease subunits, which specificities that include histidine, arginine, glutamine, glutamate, L-cystine (sic), the opines (in Agrobacterium) octopine and nopaline, etc.), translating into MNETAKVESKKDIDKNLIWKVAYAVALIAVCLGFYWATTQTDYIWRWNRIPRYFYYIDTVNVTAEMEGDVTSITKKGDDSVVIVSDGTDSEYYTVPGSQIEVSEGQTVFMGDTIGTYSEGKMGMLVKGTIITVEVSIVAIFFGILIGLFTGLSRISTNPFLKMSAITYIEIIRGTPLLVQIMIWYFVLGTIINNLLSKAGLFQVPELWFGIASLAIFAGAYVAEIVRAGIQSIHKGQMEAARSLGMTKVKAMRKIILPQAFKRILPPLAGQFISLIKDSSLLGVIAIRELTKATREAVTTSLMPYELWFVCGVLYLIITFTLSMFVQYLERRTAEA; encoded by the coding sequence ATGAACGAAACCGCGAAGGTCGAGTCCAAAAAGGACATCGACAAGAATTTGATTTGGAAAGTGGCGTATGCGGTCGCTCTCATCGCGGTGTGCCTGGGCTTTTACTGGGCCACCACGCAGACCGACTACATATGGCGCTGGAATCGTATACCTAGATATTTTTACTACATCGACACCGTTAACGTGACCGCCGAAATGGAAGGCGACGTGACTTCCATCACCAAGAAGGGTGATGATTCCGTGGTTATCGTCTCCGACGGCACCGACTCGGAATACTACACCGTTCCCGGCTCCCAAATAGAAGTGAGCGAGGGACAGACCGTTTTCATGGGCGACACCATCGGCACCTATTCCGAAGGCAAGATGGGAATGCTCGTGAAAGGAACGATCATCACCGTCGAAGTCAGCATCGTGGCGATCTTCTTCGGTATCCTCATCGGCCTTTTCACAGGCCTGTCGAGGATATCGACCAATCCGTTCCTCAAGATGTCGGCCATCACCTATATTGAAATCATCCGAGGCACCCCGCTGCTGGTCCAGATCATGATCTGGTACTTCGTGCTCGGCACCATCATCAACAACCTGCTGAGCAAGGCGGGGCTGTTCCAGGTGCCGGAACTGTGGTTCGGTATCGCCTCTCTGGCCATCTTCGCCGGTGCATACGTGGCTGAAATCGTCCGCGCGGGCATCCAGTCCATCCACAAGGGACAGATGGAAGCGGCGCGTTCGCTCGGCATGACCAAGGTCAAGGCCATGCGCAAGATCATCCTGCCTCAGGCGTTCAAGCGCATCCTGCCGCCTCTGGCCGGCCAGTTCATCAGCCTGATCAAGGACTCCTCCCTGCTGGGCGTCATCGCCATCCGCGAGCTGACCAAGGCCACCCGCGAGGCGGTCACCACCAGCCTGATGCCCTATGAACTGTGGTTCGTGTGCGGTGTGCTCTACCTGATCATCACCTTCACTCTGTCCATGTTCGTCCAGTACCTTGAAAGAAGGACAGCGGAGGCCTAG
- a CDS encoding amino acid ABC transporter ATP-binding protein: MIDVKNVYKTFFVPHEVQALHDVSYHVNPGEVVVVIGPSGSGKSTFLRCLNRLEKANSGHIMIDGVDILDPKTNINKVRMDVGMVFQSFNLFPHLTVLENVTVGQTSVRKRGKKESAEKAMILLNKVGIHAKAENYPGQLSGGQMQRVAIARALAMDPKVMLFDEPTSALDPEMVGEVLDVMKTLAKEGMTMVVVTHEMGFAREVADQVVFMDEGKIVEVGTPEHFFTNPQSERTKLFLSQIL; this comes from the coding sequence ATGATCGATGTAAAGAACGTATACAAAACCTTCTTCGTCCCGCATGAGGTACAGGCGCTGCACGATGTGTCCTACCACGTCAATCCCGGCGAGGTGGTCGTGGTCATCGGTCCGTCCGGGTCCGGCAAGTCCACCTTTCTGCGCTGCCTGAACCGTCTGGAAAAGGCCAACTCGGGCCACATCATGATCGACGGCGTGGACATCCTCGACCCCAAGACCAACATCAACAAGGTGCGCATGGACGTGGGCATGGTCTTCCAGTCCTTCAACCTCTTCCCGCACCTGACCGTGTTGGAAAACGTCACTGTGGGCCAGACCTCCGTGCGCAAGCGCGGCAAGAAGGAATCGGCTGAAAAGGCCATGATCCTGCTGAACAAGGTCGGCATCCACGCCAAGGCCGAGAACTACCCGGGCCAGCTGTCCGGCGGCCAGATGCAGCGCGTGGCCATCGCCCGCGCCCTGGCCATGGACCCCAAGGTCATGCTCTTCGACGAGCCGACCTCGGCGCTTGACCCCGAGATGGTCGGCGAAGTCCTGGACGTCATGAAGACCCTGGCCAAGGAAGGCATGACCATGGTCGTCGTCACCCACGAAATGGGCTTCGCCCGCGAAGTGGCAGACCAGGTCGTGTTCATGGACGAAGGCAAGATCGTCGAAGTCGGCACCCCGGAACACTTCTTCACGAACCCGCAAAGCGAGCGAACGAAGTTGTTCCTGAGCCAGATCCTGTAA
- a CDS encoding class I SAM-dependent methyltransferase, with protein MDQQYELEPTKMSLDDISEHGRVELGIGTSYTWRKDPRHVLFALARYKFCAKMLSGKKHVLEAGCGDGTGMPILMQEIEAYYGVDLEQVFITDCQAQYRDWPNVRFQKMDLTKDKPEGTFDCCISLDVIEHIPLAGENEYIKALHENLTPDGVCIVGTPNITSDQFASESSRAGHINLKSHITLKAALVPYFENIFLFSMNDEVVHTGYAPMAHYLFAVCAGKKNR; from the coding sequence ATGGATCAGCAATACGAGTTGGAACCAACCAAAATGTCGCTGGATGATATCTCCGAACATGGCAGGGTCGAACTTGGCATCGGGACAAGCTACACCTGGAGAAAAGATCCCCGGCATGTATTGTTTGCCCTGGCGCGTTACAAGTTCTGCGCTAAAATGCTGTCCGGTAAAAAACATGTCCTGGAGGCTGGGTGCGGTGATGGCACCGGTATGCCTATCCTGATGCAAGAGATCGAGGCTTATTACGGTGTTGATCTAGAGCAGGTATTCATCACCGATTGCCAAGCGCAGTACCGCGACTGGCCCAACGTCCGTTTCCAAAAGATGGACTTGACGAAAGACAAACCCGAAGGGACATTCGACTGCTGCATCTCGCTTGATGTCATTGAACACATTCCCCTCGCAGGTGAAAACGAATACATCAAGGCTCTGCACGAGAACCTGACCCCCGACGGTGTCTGCATTGTCGGCACCCCCAATATCACCTCGGATCAGTTTGCCAGTGAGTCAAGCAGGGCCGGGCACATCAACCTTAAAAGCCACATCACACTCAAAGCGGCTCTAGTTCCCTACTTTGAGAACATCTTTCTCTTCTCCATGAATGATGAAGTAGTGCACACGGGATACGCTCCCATGGCCCACTACCTCTTCGCTGTTTGCGCTGGAAAAAAGAATCGCTAA
- a CDS encoding TIGR04372 family glycosyltransferase, which translates to MFKAQRDYRINLRKYRLFYWPLLLPVALLIALFNKISPVPFKIYPIRVERVGQMAANQEEYLCRLDMGLYPKEFRIFVYRDKPSNGVLLDILKQAMPINNLFLPLFDICHKLGGMGVTSMAINDLHGDDESHFTDVTKQHFFLSDEQLKQARKEYQALGLDPDKPFIPILGRDPAYLDSIGEPTFDDNKRNVDINTYVKAIEYMAERFTVLRIGSVVKMPLKCSHPNVFDYSFSGKRSELLDIYFTYKCHFFMSCGTGLDALSSWCFRLPVLLVNFIPPSLTSNLRKNSVVILKKYWLDKENRYLTLSELFENGMGYVYDGATLRENGITVHDNTPEEILEACKEMIARLDGTWVETPEDVEMQEQFWNTYTKYKDVKHSVKVGTVFLRENPYYRS; encoded by the coding sequence ATGTTCAAAGCCCAAAGAGACTATCGAATAAACTTACGCAAGTACCGTCTGTTCTATTGGCCCTTGTTACTGCCTGTGGCCTTATTGATCGCTCTTTTCAACAAGATTTCTCCGGTTCCGTTCAAAATCTATCCCATCAGAGTTGAACGCGTCGGTCAAATGGCCGCAAACCAGGAAGAGTACTTGTGTAGGCTGGATATGGGGCTGTACCCCAAAGAATTTCGTATATTTGTCTACCGGGACAAACCGAGCAATGGGGTTTTGCTGGACATACTCAAGCAGGCGATGCCGATCAATAACCTTTTTTTGCCGCTCTTTGACATCTGCCACAAACTAGGTGGGATGGGCGTTACCTCCATGGCAATCAATGATCTTCATGGAGATGACGAATCTCACTTTACAGATGTGACCAAACAGCACTTCTTTCTCAGTGATGAACAACTTAAGCAGGCAAGAAAGGAATATCAGGCACTCGGGCTCGACCCTGACAAACCGTTCATTCCCATTCTTGGGCGGGATCCGGCCTATCTGGACTCCATTGGGGAGCCTACATTTGATGACAACAAGCGGAATGTGGATATCAACACCTACGTCAAGGCAATAGAGTACATGGCGGAACGATTCACTGTGTTGCGAATAGGCAGCGTGGTGAAAATGCCCCTCAAATGCTCCCACCCCAATGTTTTCGACTACAGCTTCTCCGGTAAGCGCTCAGAGCTGCTCGACATTTATTTTACCTATAAATGCCACTTTTTCATGAGTTGCGGGACCGGACTCGATGCCCTGTCCTCCTGGTGCTTCAGACTTCCTGTGCTTCTTGTGAACTTTATTCCTCCAAGCCTTACTTCCAACCTGCGCAAAAATTCGGTCGTCATTCTCAAAAAATACTGGTTGGACAAGGAAAACCGCTACCTCACCCTCAGCGAACTCTTTGAGAACGGCATGGGCTATGTCTACGATGGCGCCACTCTTCGAGAGAATGGTATTACTGTCCACGACAACACGCCGGAAGAAATCCTGGAAGCCTGCAAGGAAATGATTGCCAGACTTGATGGCACGTGGGTTGAAACACCGGAAGATGTGGAGATGCAGGAACAGTTCTGGAATACCTACACCAAATATAAGGATGTGAAGCACTCCGTTAAGGTCGGAACGGTTTTTCTGCGCGAGAATCCTTACTATAGAAGTTGA
- a CDS encoding radical SAM protein: MIEKIEDVTPENLQKELDSIADRLDLESLEDYKRFPQFFQIETVRICNSRCTFCAVNQWDKSVPFMSDYLFDKIAEEMSDYTDWIRFVALQRAGEPLLDKSLFDRIKKLKDIGVKFVTGSTNASLLDEDNARKMLEAGLDELMISIDSVDKAEYEAVRKGLNFDVVSKNIRNFFRIRDEISPDVIIRVRGVAAYDIHAPERRNAMQMWEDFWADIRRPHDRIYIKKLHTWGNEYIQDEQKGNYVQDLTYHPCVVPWGTFHVTTMGLVPLCGQDVDAKHNHGDINKQSIAEVWNGEGFNRIRNLHATGKRNEINNCVRCRLFDPEFSMEKDNDKVGYFAM; the protein is encoded by the coding sequence ATGATAGAAAAAATTGAGGATGTAACACCTGAGAATTTGCAAAAGGAATTGGATTCCATTGCGGATCGATTGGATTTGGAATCCTTGGAAGACTATAAGAGATTCCCACAGTTTTTCCAGATTGAGACGGTTCGCATTTGTAACAGCCGTTGTACCTTCTGTGCCGTTAATCAATGGGATAAGTCCGTCCCGTTCATGAGTGACTATCTTTTCGACAAGATCGCCGAGGAGATGTCCGATTATACCGATTGGATTCGCTTCGTAGCCCTGCAGCGCGCCGGGGAACCTCTGCTCGATAAAAGCCTCTTCGATCGGATCAAGAAGCTGAAAGATATCGGAGTCAAATTCGTCACGGGCTCAACCAATGCGTCGTTGCTTGATGAAGACAACGCCCGGAAGATGCTTGAGGCCGGTCTCGATGAGTTGATGATCTCCATCGATTCTGTGGACAAGGCCGAATATGAGGCCGTGCGCAAGGGACTCAATTTCGACGTGGTCAGCAAAAATATCCGAAACTTCTTCCGTATTCGTGATGAAATCAGCCCCGACGTGATCATCAGGGTCCGTGGAGTGGCCGCATATGACATCCATGCTCCGGAGCGCCGCAACGCCATGCAGATGTGGGAAGATTTCTGGGCTGACATACGCAGGCCCCATGATCGAATTTATATCAAGAAGCTGCATACCTGGGGTAATGAATACATTCAGGATGAACAGAAGGGCAACTATGTTCAGGATTTGACCTATCATCCCTGTGTTGTCCCCTGGGGAACCTTCCATGTCACAACCATGGGGCTGGTCCCGTTGTGCGGACAGGATGTGGACGCAAAGCACAACCATGGCGACATCAACAAACAAAGCATCGCCGAGGTCTGGAATGGAGAAGGGTTCAACCGTATCCGTAACCTGCATGCCACGGGTAAGCGTAACGAGATAAACAATTGCGTCCGATGCAGACTCTTCGACCCCGAGTTCTCCATGGAAAAGGATAACGACAAAGTCGGTTATTTCGCCATGTAG
- a CDS encoding formyltransferase family protein, whose translation MPVKIVVVTASKGTLLGHCLNTKVFRRNVHSVVTDRACGAEGVAVEHGVEVVRIEESDNANFSLQLLRYLKANDIDYVVSIFPRLFVDDLVREYAERIFNIHPALLPAFPGLGSFDTAIEYGVRFVGETIHVVDEGTDTGQIVMQCVYPVNAHDVLSTRHSLFVAECKMLIQLAAWLEETRISVCGRNVEIRGGTFDDPHFSPSLDNDEALDLDIMMPNK comes from the coding sequence ATGCCTGTTAAAATTGTCGTTGTGACAGCTTCGAAGGGAACCCTGCTGGGACACTGCCTGAATACCAAAGTGTTCCGCAGAAATGTCCATTCAGTGGTCACGGATCGGGCGTGCGGAGCCGAAGGCGTGGCTGTTGAGCACGGTGTGGAAGTCGTGCGTATTGAAGAATCGGACAATGCAAATTTTTCATTGCAATTGTTGCGGTATTTGAAGGCGAACGATATTGACTATGTTGTTTCGATTTTCCCGAGATTGTTCGTCGATGATTTGGTTCGGGAATATGCCGAAAGGATTTTTAACATCCATCCGGCCCTACTGCCTGCATTTCCCGGATTAGGCTCTTTTGATACCGCGATTGAGTACGGTGTCAGATTCGTAGGGGAAACGATTCATGTGGTCGATGAAGGGACTGATACCGGACAGATCGTCATGCAATGTGTCTACCCGGTGAATGCTCACGACGTCCTTTCGACTCGCCACAGCCTCTTCGTGGCAGAATGCAAAATGCTGATACAGCTGGCTGCCTGGCTTGAGGAAACACGGATTTCAGTATGTGGTAGGAATGTGGAGATCCGAGGCGGCACCTTTGATGATCCCCATTTTTCACCTTCCTTGGATAACGACGAGGCGTTGGACCTCGATATAATGATGCCGAACAAGTAG
- a CDS encoding GNAT family N-acetyltransferase, whose protein sequence is MNDIISLDEGLKTSAFETSCIFFSARWLKVLSESFGFKIMGLRMQDGVLPFADIDDVVGKRIVSLPYSDFVSSGISGACLAEGLNSLRLAYPDHSFSLKLAKDDFPGWPVEDGAMHHEVSLDEEDVMWRRCSTNFRRNVNKARKHAVEVRMRSDEQGIRDFYHQLRDHRRHKFGILTPPLRFFEKLHEHFFRDGAGYVAEACLDGRVCSSVLVLFHGDVACYKFGASDLGALEFRPNNLLFWEVMLDTFKRGCKTLDLGMSWASEDDAGLRRFKEGMGGEPIGLSVIKSWPDEACREREERNRQVFRELTSIFVGQDSDEVLDRACDTLFPLFT, encoded by the coding sequence GTGAACGATATCATCTCCCTAGACGAAGGTTTGAAGACCTCCGCATTCGAGACTTCCTGTATTTTCTTCAGTGCGCGGTGGTTGAAGGTTCTCTCGGAGTCTTTTGGTTTCAAGATAATGGGCTTGCGGATGCAGGATGGGGTTCTTCCTTTCGCTGACATCGATGATGTGGTTGGGAAAAGAATCGTATCTCTGCCGTATTCCGACTTCGTATCAAGCGGAATCTCAGGGGCTTGCTTAGCCGAGGGATTGAATTCGTTGCGTTTGGCCTATCCTGACCATTCCTTCAGCCTGAAACTGGCGAAGGATGACTTTCCAGGTTGGCCTGTCGAAGATGGTGCCATGCACCATGAAGTCAGTCTCGATGAGGAAGACGTCATGTGGCGCCGGTGCTCGACCAATTTCAGACGCAATGTAAACAAGGCCCGCAAGCATGCCGTTGAAGTGCGTATGCGAAGCGACGAGCAGGGGATCAGAGACTTCTATCATCAATTGCGCGACCATCGCAGGCATAAATTCGGCATTCTGACTCCTCCTTTGCGGTTTTTTGAAAAATTGCATGAGCATTTTTTCCGAGATGGTGCTGGCTATGTAGCCGAAGCCTGCCTGGATGGCAGAGTTTGCAGTTCCGTACTTGTTTTGTTCCATGGGGATGTGGCCTGCTACAAATTTGGGGCCTCTGACCTTGGTGCCCTGGAGTTCCGTCCCAACAATCTGCTTTTCTGGGAGGTCATGCTGGATACCTTCAAGAGAGGCTGTAAAACGCTTGACCTTGGCATGTCCTGGGCGTCTGAGGATGATGCCGGCCTGCGGAGGTTCAAGGAGGGAATGGGCGGAGAACCCATAGGCCTTTCTGTTATCAAGTCCTGGCCTGATGAAGCGTGCCGAGAACGGGAAGAGCGTAATCGACAGGTCTTCAGGGAATTGACCTCGATTTTTGTGGGGCAGGATTCGGATGAAGTGCTTGATAGGGCTTGTGATACCCTTTTCCCGCTGTTTACATGA
- a CDS encoding WbuC family cupin fold metalloprotein, translating to MQGIHPVTPEVYYADETDVVVAGPEVIDFLKAEAARQPRRRCRLCLHDGVENTLHEMLIVHEKHTFVPPHKHLGKSESFHVVEGDMAVLLFDDQGGLERVIRLSAPGGEHAFCYRLGAQKFHSLIPLSDWVVFHEVANGPFNRDDMIFADWAPQEGDQAAGAAFVGSMLQRL from the coding sequence ATGCAGGGTATTCATCCGGTTACGCCGGAAGTCTATTACGCCGACGAAACCGACGTTGTCGTTGCCGGGCCGGAGGTCATCGACTTCCTCAAGGCAGAGGCCGCGCGCCAGCCGCGTCGGCGCTGCCGTCTGTGCCTGCACGACGGGGTGGAGAATACGCTGCACGAGATGCTCATCGTGCACGAGAAGCATACCTTCGTGCCGCCGCACAAGCATTTGGGCAAGTCGGAAAGCTTCCACGTGGTGGAAGGCGATATGGCGGTCTTGCTGTTTGACGACCAGGGTGGGCTTGAGCGCGTCATCCGCCTGTCCGCCCCCGGCGGCGAGCACGCCTTCTGCTACCGGCTGGGAGCGCAGAAGTTTCACAGCCTCATCCCTTTGAGCGACTGGGTCGTCTTCCACGAAGTGGCCAACGGCCCGTTCAACCGCGACGACATGATCTTTGCGGATTGGGCGCCGCAAGAAGGCGACCAGGCGGCCGGGGCTGCGTTCGTTGGGTCGATGTTACAACGTCTCTAA
- a CDS encoding DegT/DnrJ/EryC1/StrS family aminotransferase yields MKVPYLDLRVFEPLKSELLEAVATVFDHGRILLGPEVDTFEAAVADKAGVAHGIGVDSGSSALLLALRGLGIGPGDEVITTCLSWIATANAITMAGATPVFVDVRDDLNMDPAAIAPAVTERTKAIIPVHFCGKMCDMKAICKIAEEHGLTVIEDCAQAFGGHNADGRAGSFSKVACFSMNCMKVLHSYGEAGCIATDDDALADRLRMLRYAGTIGRQDCQVPSMNHRLDTVQAAMLLVNLKRYDEIVSRRRAIAAMYNELLSDVAAFQDAGDKDGHIYYTFSIYVDRRDELMAFLTEKEIETKLNHAPLMPYHAAYKARNLGPFPNAERLQKRAICLPVHEKLSDEQVRYVADCINQFYGS; encoded by the coding sequence GTGAAAGTCCCATATCTTGACCTGAGGGTCTTTGAGCCTCTTAAATCCGAACTGCTGGAGGCCGTTGCAACGGTCTTCGATCATGGGCGCATTCTGCTCGGCCCCGAGGTGGATACCTTCGAGGCCGCGGTTGCGGACAAGGCCGGCGTTGCCCACGGCATCGGCGTTGATTCGGGCAGCTCCGCGTTATTGCTGGCCCTGCGAGGTCTGGGCATCGGTCCCGGCGATGAGGTCATTACCACCTGTCTGTCCTGGATCGCCACGGCCAACGCCATCACCATGGCAGGGGCCACCCCGGTTTTCGTGGATGTGCGTGACGATCTGAACATGGACCCCGCGGCCATTGCCCCGGCAGTGACTGAGCGGACCAAGGCGATCATTCCGGTACATTTTTGTGGCAAGATGTGCGACATGAAGGCCATCTGCAAGATAGCCGAGGAACATGGTCTTACGGTCATAGAGGACTGCGCTCAGGCGTTCGGCGGTCACAATGCCGATGGCAGAGCTGGCTCCTTCAGCAAGGTCGCCTGTTTCAGCATGAACTGCATGAAGGTGCTGCACTCCTACGGCGAGGCGGGTTGTATAGCGACTGACGACGACGCCCTGGCCGATCGGCTGCGCATGTTGCGTTACGCAGGGACCATCGGCCGCCAGGATTGCCAGGTACCGAGCATGAACCATCGTCTGGACACGGTGCAGGCGGCCATGCTGCTGGTCAACCTGAAGCGGTATGACGAGATCGTCTCGCGCCGCAGGGCCATTGCCGCTATGTATAACGAGCTGTTGTCCGATGTTGCCGCCTTTCAGGATGCCGGAGACAAGGACGGACACATCTACTACACCTTCTCCATCTATGTGGACCGTCGCGATGAGCTGATGGCGTTTCTGACGGAGAAGGAGATTGAGACCAAGCTCAATCATGCCCCGCTCATGCCGTACCACGCGGCCTACAAGGCGCGTAACCTGGGGCCGTTCCCCAATGCGGAGCGGTTGCAGAAAAGGGCTATTTGCCTGCCGGTGCACGAGAAGCTCAGCGACGAGCAGGTCCGGTACGTGGCCGACTGCATCAACCAATTCTACGGGAGCTAG
- a CDS encoding radical SAM protein has protein sequence MGNIYTPMKIFHFKDKVDSLPRDTETILPPLHIRIKPINGCNHSCRYCAYRADALQLGKDMRISDSIPRDKMMEIIDDVIEMGVKGVTFSGGGEPLFYPHLVEVLRKLVDSPVKFATLTNGGLLKGEAAELFALHGSWVRVSMDGWDNESYTRYRSVPHGEYDNILKNIEEFKKFGGPCRLGVSYIVDKENVGHIFEAAKRVRDFGGDSVKISPCILENEGAKNNAYHEAIWDTAREQIERVMSELAGPDFEVFDAYHRLDECFDKQYTWCPYIQVLPVIGADCNVYSCQDKAYNLDEGLIGSFKDVRFKDFWMSDKNKFFKIDPSKVCGHHCVANSKNKLLLDYLDADPDHLAFV, from the coding sequence GTGGGTAACATCTACACCCCGATGAAGATATTCCACTTCAAGGACAAAGTGGATTCCCTGCCCAGGGATACGGAGACGATTCTCCCGCCCCTGCATATCCGCATCAAGCCCATCAATGGGTGCAACCACAGTTGCCGCTACTGCGCCTATCGCGCCGACGCCCTGCAACTGGGCAAGGACATGCGCATCTCGGACTCCATTCCGCGTGACAAGATGATGGAGATCATCGACGACGTCATCGAGATGGGCGTCAAGGGCGTGACCTTCTCCGGCGGAGGCGAGCCGCTTTTCTACCCGCATCTGGTGGAAGTCCTGCGCAAGCTGGTCGATTCCCCGGTCAAGTTCGCCACCCTGACCAACGGTGGTCTGCTCAAGGGCGAGGCGGCCGAGCTGTTCGCCCTGCATGGCTCCTGGGTCCGGGTGTCCATGGACGGCTGGGACAACGAGAGCTATACCCGCTATCGTAGCGTGCCCCACGGTGAATACGACAACATCCTCAAGAACATCGAGGAGTTCAAGAAGTTCGGCGGTCCCTGCCGTCTTGGCGTCAGTTACATCGTGGACAAGGAAAATGTCGGCCACATCTTCGAGGCCGCCAAGCGGGTCCGCGACTTCGGCGGAGATTCGGTCAAGATTTCCCCCTGTATCCTTGAAAACGAGGGCGCCAAGAACAACGCGTACCACGAGGCCATCTGGGACACCGCCCGCGAGCAGATCGAGCGGGTCATGAGTGAACTGGCCGGGCCGGATTTCGAGGTCTTCGACGCCTACCATCGGCTGGATGAGTGCTTCGACAAGCAATACACGTGGTGTCCGTACATCCAGGTGTTGCCGGTCATCGGCGCGGACTGCAACGTTTACTCCTGCCAGGATAAGGCATACAACCTGGACGAAGGGCTGATAGGCTCTTTCAAGGACGTGCGTTTCAAGGATTTCTGGATGAGCGACAAGAACAAATTCTTCAAGATCGACCCGTCCAAGGTCTGCGGTCACCATTGTGTGGCCAACTCAAAGAACAAGCTGCTGCTCGACTACCTGGATGCGGATCCTGACCATCTGGCGTTTGTCTAG
- a CDS encoding methyltransferase domain-containing protein has protein sequence MGILRNFITPKHTSTARQYIERMVDDKVHCMLKAKEYEFDYWDGDRRYGYGGYSYRAGYWKPVAEAMIEAYGLKPGARILDVGCGKAYLLYELHLLGMDVNGFDISKHGLADAKEEIRDNLFIHRAQDPYPFKDNEFDLVITNTTLHNLEIFDLEKALKEIERVGKQAFICVESYRNEQELFNLQCWALTCESFFSKPEWEWLYHHFGYTGDYEFIYFE, from the coding sequence ATGGGCATATTGCGGAATTTCATCACCCCCAAGCACACCAGCACGGCCCGGCAGTATATCGAGCGCATGGTGGACGACAAGGTCCACTGCATGCTCAAGGCCAAGGAATACGAGTTCGACTATTGGGACGGAGATCGGCGCTACGGATACGGGGGCTACTCGTACCGGGCCGGATACTGGAAGCCCGTGGCCGAGGCCATGATCGAGGCATACGGGCTCAAGCCCGGCGCGCGCATCCTCGACGTAGGCTGCGGCAAGGCGTACCTGTTGTACGAACTGCACCTGCTCGGTATGGATGTTAACGGCTTCGATATCTCCAAGCATGGTCTGGCCGACGCCAAGGAAGAGATCAGGGACAACCTGTTCATTCATCGCGCCCAGGATCCGTATCCGTTCAAGGACAACGAGTTCGACCTGGTCATTACCAACACCACCTTGCACAATCTGGAGATTTTTGACCTGGAAAAGGCGCTCAAAGAGATCGAGCGTGTCGGCAAGCAGGCGTTCATCTGCGTGGAGAGCTATCGTAACGAGCAGGAACTGTTCAATCTCCAGTGCTGGGCGTTGACCTGTGAATCCTTCTTCAGTAAGCCCGAGTGGGAGTGGCTCTACCACCATTTCGGCTATACGGGCGACTATGAATTCATCTACTTCGAATAG